A window from Candidatus Riesia pediculischaeffi encodes these proteins:
- a CDS encoding ketopantoate reductase C-terminal domain-containing protein, translating into MRPASNNFSSMYQNLSPNKKSKIDHINEYAIQRVKQFKIDVPKNIFSFSKVKNLESRTIEKGLTGVRLKNGR; encoded by the coding sequence ATTCGTCCTGCTTCAAATAACTTCTCCTCGATGTATCAAAATTTATCTCCTAATAAAAAATCCAAGATCGATCATATCAATGAATACGCGATTCAAAGAGTGAAGCAATTCAAAATCGATGTTCCAAAGAACATCTTCTCATTCTCCAAAGTCAAGAACTTGGAATCCCGAACGATCGAGAAAGGTCTTACAGGGGTGAGGTTGAAGAACGGACGATGA
- a CDS encoding Hsp20 family protein, whose product MVYRPFSLMPILGEDLLSDRFTQMDKLFSRITGAKPISEFPSYDLKKKGKERFELIVSVPGYRKEELDISLLSDRLLIKGTVSSSVSSPKEEVSFKWLHRGIERKNFSISFDLDHKIRINHSALKDGLLVLDFSYEIPEREKPRKISIDHGS is encoded by the coding sequence ATGGTTTATCGTCCTTTTTCGTTGATGCCCATTTTAGGAGAAGATCTTCTTTCAGATCGTTTTACACAGATGGATAAGTTGTTCAGTCGCATTACAGGAGCTAAACCCATTTCTGAGTTTCCGTCTTATGATCTGAAGAAGAAGGGTAAAGAGAGGTTCGAACTCATCGTCTCAGTTCCGGGATATCGTAAGGAAGAGTTGGACATCTCTTTGTTAAGCGATAGATTGCTCATTAAAGGTACGGTGAGCTCTTCGGTTTCTTCTCCGAAGGAAGAAGTTTCTTTCAAGTGGTTACACAGAGGAATCGAAAGAAAGAACTTCTCTATCAGTTTCGATCTTGATCATAAGATTCGGATCAATCATTCTGCTTTAAAAGATGGGTTACTCGTGTTGGACTTTAGTTATGAGATCCCAGAACGGGAGAAACCTAGGAAGATATCTATTGATCATGGTTCATGA
- the panC gene encoding pantoate--beta-alanine ligase: MEKRGKMFVESSISSCRKRIDLFDRPVSLIPTMGNLHEGHLKMIAHAREKYPDDAVVVSVFINPVQFERTEDYLSYPRTKCADIRRLDELGVDLVFLPKKSQMYPHGTLRITTVDHPISNELEGSFRPGHFSGVSTVVAKLFNIVRPVRAYFGEKDYQQLIMIRKMVIDLNYSIDVVGFPIVREKDGLAYSSRNTFLPKEKRLVAWRLNSTLEEVVDRYLSRECISEEQCLNYFKRRISQFGFDTESLLIRDAQSLSSISSESRDVVILASVRLGAVRLIDNKVVSYRDSVS, encoded by the coding sequence GTGGAAAAGAGAGGTAAGATGTTTGTGGAAAGTTCGATCTCTTCGTGTCGTAAAAGAATCGATCTCTTCGATCGTCCGGTTTCTTTGATACCGACGATGGGTAACTTACACGAAGGTCATCTCAAGATGATCGCTCACGCTAGGGAGAAGTATCCTGATGATGCTGTCGTCGTGAGTGTTTTTATCAATCCGGTGCAGTTCGAGAGGACGGAAGATTATTTGTCTTATCCTAGGACGAAGTGCGCTGACATACGTCGTTTAGATGAACTCGGTGTCGATCTAGTTTTTTTACCAAAGAAATCACAGATGTATCCTCACGGAACTCTTCGGATAACAACTGTGGATCATCCTATTTCAAACGAACTAGAAGGATCTTTTCGTCCCGGTCATTTTTCTGGGGTGAGTACTGTGGTCGCTAAATTGTTCAACATTGTTCGTCCAGTTCGTGCGTACTTCGGAGAGAAGGATTATCAGCAGTTGATCATGATCCGCAAGATGGTGATCGATCTAAATTACTCGATCGATGTTGTCGGTTTTCCGATTGTTCGTGAGAAAGATGGTTTGGCTTACAGCTCTCGAAATACCTTCCTTCCTAAGGAGAAGCGTCTAGTTGCTTGGCGTTTGAACTCTACGTTAGAAGAGGTTGTCGATCGGTATCTTTCGAGAGAGTGCATCTCGGAGGAACAGTGTCTCAACTACTTCAAGCGAAGGATTTCTCAGTTCGGATTCGACACGGAATCTTTGTTGATCCGTGATGCCCAATCCCTGTCATCTATCTCTTCTGAAAGTCGTGATGTTGTAATTCTAGCTTCTGTTCGTTTAGGAGCTGTTAGGTTGATCGATAATAAGGTCGTCAGCTATCGAGACAGCGTCTCTTGA